TACATATTGACAGAGGTTTTAAAAGAATTGATAATTAAAACTATCTTAGCTGTTGTTAAGAATTTAGTATAAAAAGAGGAGTTTTTAATGGGTTTAATGAATTTTCTATTTAAAAGGATATCGCATGACATGGGGATCGACCTTGGTACGGCTAATACATTAGTATACGTTAAAGGTGAAGGAATTGTAGTTAGAGAACCTTCAGTAGTTGCAATTGATTCCAAGACAGGTGAAACGTTAGCAGTTGGGAATGAAGCCAAACAAATGGTGGGAAGAACTTCGGGCAACATAGTGGCAGTTCGTCCATTAGAAGATGGTGTTATCTCTAACTTTGAAGTAACAGAAACAATGCTTAGATATTTCATTGAAAAAGTTCACAACAGAAGACGATTTATAAAACCAAGAATTATAGTTGGTGTTCCTTCTGGTATTACTGGTGTTGAAAAAAGAGCAGTCTTAGATGCAATTATGCACGCAGGTGCTAGAGAAGCCTATCTAATAGAAGAGCCAATGGCTTCTGCTATCGGAGCTGGGCTTCCTGTTTCCGAACCAACTGGAAGCATGATTGTTGATATAGGCGGAGGCACAACAGAAGTTGCTGTTACGTCCTTAGGTGGTATTGTTGTGGCGAAATCAGTAAGAGTAGCTGGCAATGAAATGGATCAAGCTATTATTGATCATTGCAGAGATAATTATAGAATTCTAATTGGTGAAAGAACTGCGGAAGAAATTAAATTTAAAATTGGTAGTGCAGCTCCAACAGATGGCTTTGAAGAAGAGTCCATAGAAGTAATTGGAAGAGACCTTGTCAATGGACTTCCAAAAAACTTTACCTTAACAACAGTAGAAATAAGAGAAGCTCTCAGTGAAACAGTTAATACTATTCTTAATGCAATAAGAAGTATTTTAGAACAAACTCCTCCAGAACTATCTTCAGATATTATGG
The DNA window shown above is from Candidatus Margulisiibacteriota bacterium and carries:
- a CDS encoding rod shape-determining protein, with the translated sequence MNFLFKRISHDMGIDLGTANTLVYVKGEGIVVREPSVVAIDSKTGETLAVGNEAKQMVGRTSGNIVAVRPLEDGVISNFEVTETMLRYFIEKVHNRRRFIKPRIIVGVPSGITGVEKRAVLDAIMHAGAREAYLIEEPMASAIGAGLPVSEPTGSMIVDIGGGTTEVAVTSLGGIVVAKSVRVAGNEMDQAIIDHCRDNYRILIGERTAEEIKFKIGSAAPTDGFEEESIEVIGRDLVNGLPKNFTLTTVEIREALSETVNTILNAIRSILEQTPPELSSDIMEKGVTLAGGGALLRGLDKFIEREIYIKVNVADDPISCVAYGTGKALEEMDILKKILFVD